In a genomic window of Candidatus Omnitrophota bacterium:
- the lexA gene encoding transcriptional repressor LexA encodes MVKNLTGKQKNVLRFIFNQIRNEKIPPTIREIAQEFGFSSTGTVRDYLKALVDKGYIRVNEGKARAIELVKEAFRVPILGVVAAGNPTLAVEDIEGYVDLDDVYFSDSDIFALRVKGDSMIEAGIMPDDLVMVRRQSVAQVGEIVVALIGEEATVKRLSKIGTHYFLVPANPKYQPISVTAETTIMGKVMTSIRRYL; translated from the coding sequence ATGGTTAAGAATCTTACTGGTAAGCAAAAGAACGTTCTACGTTTCATTTTTAATCAGATTAGAAATGAAAAGATCCCGCCGACAATTCGAGAGATTGCTCAAGAATTTGGTTTTTCCTCAACCGGGACAGTGCGCGATTATCTCAAAGCTCTTGTTGATAAGGGCTATATTCGCGTCAATGAGGGGAAGGCAAGAGCTATAGAGTTGGTCAAAGAAGCTTTTCGCGTTCCTATTTTGGGTGTTGTGGCTGCTGGGAATCCTACGTTGGCTGTTGAAGATATCGAAGGATATGTGGATTTGGATGATGTTTATTTTTCAGATTCAGATATTTTTGCATTGCGCGTAAAAGGAGATAGCATGATCGAAGCCGGCATTATGCCCGATGATCTTGTTATGGTCCGACGACAATCCGTGGCTCAGGTTGGCGAGATTGTTGTTGCTTTAATAGGAGAAGAGGCTACAGTCAAGCGTCTTAGTAAGATAGGGACACATTATTTTCTTGTTCCGGCCAACCCAAAATATCAGCCTATTTCTGTTACAGCAGAGACTACCATTATGGGCAAGGTTATGACAAGCATTCGAAGATATCTTTAG